From the genome of Podospora bellae-mahoneyi strain CBS 112042 chromosome 2, whole genome shotgun sequence:
AGCAATTGAAGTTCGCAGGGCGGAAAGATATCAGCGCTTACTCGATATATCGACGGAGATGCTGGTATATTGCACTCCCAGTATCAAGATTGAAGTTACTCGATCCATGATGGGGCAGACTTCCCCTGACACTATTCCTCTCCCGATGGCTCAGGGTAACTCTGAAGTCGACGAAAAAGCCCTCAGAGGTTTGTTCGCAACGACAACATGCTCGCAGCATTTGTTAATACTGATCTCAATGCAGCACACCCAATTTCCGGATCGGCCCTTGTTGAATCTCAGCAGTTCGGCAAGTCTCTTTGGGAGAAAACAGGCAAACTGACTGTGAAGCTCCCTGATGCGACATTGAAGGACTACTTTCTCAAGGTAATTTTCTGTCCTGCTCGTGGACCTTTCTTCTGATAGTTGAACTAATTGCCGTGAAATCTACGTTTAGGTGGTACCAAACCTTGACTCTATCGGAAAGCAGATGTGTCACGAGGAGTTTGAATCCCCGAAGGCGATCTATAGTGCGTCACCTGGGTTTGTCCCAAAACCATATGCCTGGGGAAGATTGCGAATAAAGAAGGGAGTTACTTTCTTCTTGTGGAGTTCCGCCACATAGCGCGGCAGGTAAGTAATATTGCTGTATTACTTACAACTAGCTCGTGGAGTTGATGATTTCAAGTTGTGCTAACAAGCGATCCTGTTCAAGCCCGCTGAACCGACAAAGTTGGCCAGTCACCTGGCTGACATGCACCTGCGTTGTGTCTCACCCACTGGAAAATTCGGCTTTCATATTGCCACCTGCCACACCAAAATCATTCAAGTCATCGACGTGTGGGATGATTCATGGTGTGTCGTTTTCCGCCGTCACCTAGGACACATTACCAGCTTGGCATCGCCCGTCTTTCAATGGCCCGAGTTCGACATTGTTTCCCGTGTGGTTCTCGGCAAAGTGGTTCCTCGTCTTCTACTGCCACTTCAATCAGACGGTAGAGTGCAGAAACCCAGCCTGGTTCACGGGGACTGCTGGGATGGTAATACCGCGGTGGACAGGAAGTCGGGAGAGGCTTTCATTTTTGATGCATGCTCATTTCACCGACACAATGAGCACTATACGGGCAACTGGCGAGCCCCTCGGCATAATCTGAGTGGTAAAGCACACATTGAGAATTACGAGCTCCACTTTCCAGTTTCAGAGCCAGGTAGGTACCATCTAACATGGTGATCATCCTGTGCTAACTTCTATTGTTTAGTCGAGGATTGGGATGCTCGAAACCAACTGTATTCACTGCCGTACAACCTAGGCAATGTCATCTATGTTCCTGAATCAAGTCAGAGACAAGTGTGAGTGTCTGGAACTTTCCCGTCGTTTTTATGATTATGTTGCCTTACTAATAACTTGCAGCGTCTATGAAGATATGAGAACTCACTGTACTCTAATTTGTCATGACGTTTTGCGTGAAGAGATGCAACTTGGGCGGGATCCCGGGGATACTGAGGGTGGCTTGGTTTCATCTGAGACTAGGTTGGCCTGTAGCAATATGAACTCCGAAGAGATGGAGATAGCAGAGAAGGACCGTTTAGAGGCGGCAGAAAATTAGCAGGACAAATAAGCACGGAAACGCACGACAAAATCTTTGATCGTCAACAGCAGATAAATAGTTATGCTCGATTGGAAGGCTGTACAGAGAGCTGTGCATTATGCTTTCTGCAAGGCAGGTGcatggtgctgctgttgggccCGTCCTGCGGGGCAACACCTGCTGGCTCGGTCGCTTCTGCTGTTTTAAAGCAACCATCAAGTCCTTGATTCAAAACGCTCTTGCTTTGGTGTCCCCAGCCAAAGACCAGGTCTACCTGCTGAATCCTCGATGTCACCATGTCTGCTCCTTTCGAGTCGCACTGACACTTTCTTCGCCTTTTGCTCCAACTTGTCCACGCCATCCCCGATACCTCCGATATCCTGTCGCGTCTCGTCATCCAGTGCGCAAAGCGTCGCCAGACTTGAGCTCTTGATCACCTGCACACGCGACATGTACGTCGCTGCGACAGTCAGAATGAGAAACAGGGTTGTCAACACCAGTTGCGTAGTAAGCATGCCCATCCACTCCCATCGAATTCTGACAAACGCCTGAGGGGCGTATACACTGCCCTGGACAACGCTTTCAGGCCTGGACAGTCGAGTCGTACCCGCTCTCACACTGCGTATTTGGTTAGCGAATATCGAACATAGTTATGGGCAGATAACGTTACTCACAGGTTTGTCATCGAGCGCGCCGCATTGGTCATCACAGTCTGGATATCGGCGAGTCGCTTTTCGGGAGGAGGTAACTCGGTCGTCAAGAAGTCTCCCAGCAGAGAAAAGGCAAATGCCTTAGCTGACCCTCCACCGTTCGAAGCAACCACCCCTCGAGTTCTATCCATCAGCAACGAGTCCAGCATTGTCGACGCTAGTAACATGGACGCCGTTAATGAAGTCCAAACATTTATCGTAAAGTCGACAGAATCCTCCGCATTCGGTGGCCTTTCCAAGGTGAATTCGGCCCCCCCATAAGTGTCGTTACACTGGCCCGTGGAATAGCAAGGATAGAACTTGGGGTCCCATGCCACATTCAGTGTGTTGTTTAGTTCACTGGTGACCTGCGATAAGGTCGAAACTTCTCTTGTCACAGACTGACCCTGGGTGACTTCTGTCTCATATGTTTTGGTACACCACCAGAACGCCAATTCCAAGTACTTGACCTTTGACATCATCTCAGTCAATGCGTCAGCGTCAGAGGAAGTGCTAACCATCTCTTCTGTATAAGCAATGAAACTGTCGCTGACGATCAAATCAGTTACCGATTGGTTGAATGCCCTGGTGGGCTCATCCAACAATCCAATAATGACGGGAAACACCTTGTCGATGGCGGTGTAAAAGTTCCCGTAACCGGCTGAGCCCGCTGTGATGTTGCTGGTCTGAAGAAGGAGTTGAAGACGCTTTTCAGTTGTCTTTCTGAGACGGTCGTGGAGCGCAGGGTTGTTGACTGTTGACAGGTttgccacaccaccacaaacgGCAAGACTGCCGTAGGCTGGCCAGATGCAGTCACCGGATGAGCAATTAGCTCTCAGTTCCGTCACTCTCTCGGTGGAAGGGGTAAAGAACCCCTCGAAGATGGCTCGCTGCTCTCGCAGAGTGTCGTACGGTGCTACAAGGTTCACCTTTCGTTAGCCCATGTTCACTTTTAGTTGCTACGGCTTGCTCTGAACTTACTCAGAGCCAACATGTTTCCATCATAGGTTGAAAACGTGGTCGCTCTGTCCACGGCGGCGGTATCGTTGGCCTGAAGTGACAGAGCTTTCCGTACATCGTACGTTATGGCTTGCTGGGTAAGTGTCGATGTGAAGAGCCCGCTAAGCATAATCAAGGCACCAAATGAAGCAAGTATCCTGCATGTTCTCTGACATCAGCATGCAGTCTGAACGATTTTCATCACGGGGATGACTCACCCCTTGAATCCGACTAGCAGCCGCACGCCGCCGATTCCACCCCTCATCGCATCATCGAACACTTGGAAATCAAGTAGCGGTCGGTGTTTAGCTGGCCGACCGACAGGAGACAGAAACCAAATCCATTTCAGTTGTGCCAAACCCTCCGCGATGGGCACCAGAAAAGCCACTTTGGCTAGGGAAGTCAAGAAGGCTAGGATGGTGTTTAGAGTGACGCCCAGATACATCTCCTCGGAGGGTCGGTTGTCAGCACGCCACAAAAGGACGAATATAGCTGCTCGAGTGTTAGCTGATATGGAAGTCTTGACACAGATTCTGAGTCTCTTTACCTACCGATAAGACACAGCATTCCGCCCAGCTGGGCCAGTATTTCCGGTAACCATCTTCTCAACTGGATCGAAGAGATTACCTTCGTCCCTggctcctccccatcactgGTTCTCGTATAGCACTCTAACCTCACTCTGGTGCTGGTCTCCTGCTTCGAGAATTGGTGTTCCTGAGAAGGTTCTACCGGAAATTCCAGCCAAGATGTTTGTCCACTTGAGAAGACGCTTGCGCTCGCCATATTGAGCGGTTCACGGATGACACTGAATTAAAGAAggttcaacatcaacatccaccacATGCACCACATTACAATATGGGCCGTTCCTAATAAATGCATCATCATATACTACCGTTGACTCGACCGTTGAAACATTGACGATTTTCTCCAGGCATACCACTAGGCTGCAGACTACCTATTTCCGGACCCTGTTGTGCTCTCAAATCGGTGCTTCGCCTCACAGGCAGACCTTGTGTGATGTAAACTCACCAATCGCTACCGACCCTTCCGACGCACCAGCGACTCTTCCACAGACATACTTGGGCTCTTCCTACCTACCTGTCCACTGACCGAAAATCTTTTCAGCCGTACATACCTCTCAATCACTCAAGCTCAGCGACCCAGGACATGCCGTCTTGGCGATTGATAGACCTGCTTTGGAtgccttctcttcccccccgTAGCAACGATCGACGGCAAGGCACACCAGCCGAATCAAGGCGAGGACGAATGCTGACTGGCAGAATGCCCGAGTTTGGGTTCCTGCATGGCACTCACTTTATTCTGGCCGTCTTACTTGCATCTTGGAGGTGAGCATGCCAGACAGTCACTGACAGTAGGTGGCCATTCCTCCAATcccacaccaccctcttGGCATTTGCTAACCACATGCGCGCTTTGAGGCTTTCCTCCACTCAGCTTACACAATCACCAATCTGACTTGCAGGAGGTTCACAAAATTCCCACGCGGTCTGAGCCGCTTGTTTCTAGCTTGCACATCCTTGCTCTTTTGATACTCCTTCAAGCAGCGAATCAACACCACGTTCGCTCCCATCATTGCCTTTCCTGGACCGCCATTGACGATCATCCGAAAGTCagaccttcttcttgtgcCCCGCGTTCCCAGTTTCCCTTCCCCACATTCCCCGGGATCGGCTTCCGGTTCTGGAAGGTTGCATCGGAGCGAGTACCGCTGCTGAGCCCTTTTGCCCGGCAGTTTGACTACGTGACCGGAGATCTTGCTGGTGTAATGGCTCCTTGGCGGCTATTGGTGTAGTATGGTGGTGGAAAGAACCCGCCGAATCTGGGTTTAGGACGGTTTCGCAAACTTGAAGAGTGGTATCGCCGAAACAGCGTGCCTGGATGATTGGGTGAAGCAATGATGCGGCAGCATTGGGGCGGTTTGCATGGCGGGTTGGACGACGATGTGGTGCACCGACAATTACTCCGATTCCTTTTACTCAGACGGAAAGGACAGGGTGATGTCTTGAGTATAAAATACCTGGTACGGCCCCCTTACTTGGTGTTTTCATTGTCTCAGCCAGTCGAGGATTGGAGTCTGGAAACATAACAGTCACTCTacatcaacccaccccctccgcttCAGTTGCTCGTGTCGCCGCCGTTGTCTCTTCACTCTTGATAAATCGTCAAAATGAAggccttcaccctcctcgccctcgcggGGTCAGCTCTGGCCCTCCCAGCCAGCACCGGCGTCCTCGAGCAGAGACAGTCCGCGGTCCAAGTCACCGACGAGCTCATGTACGGCATCAGCCTCCCCGCGTTCACCGCCCGCCGCAACGCCCGCAACCCCCCTACCCTGGACTGGACCTCTGACGGCTGCACTTCCTCCCCTGACAACCCGCTCAACTTCCCCTTCGTCCCCGCCTGCCACAGACACGACTTTGGCTACCACAACTACCGCGCTCAGAACCGCTTCACGGAGAGCGGCAAGCTCAGGATTGACAACAACTTCAAGACTGAGTATGTTGAGCCCTTGCAGACTGAATTTGTAGGACATGTTGCTAATGAGTTCGTGTTTAGCTTGTACTACCAGTGCAGCACTGTGTCTTTATCTGGCGTTTGCAGGAGTCTTGCGGATGTGTATTATGCTGCTGTAAGGGCTTTCGGTGGCGGTGATGCTACGCCGGGCAAGCGGGAGACTCATGATGAGCTGGTGAAGGAGTATGAGGAGAAGTTGGCGATTTACAACGCGCTGGTTGCTCaggcggaggcggatggGTTGATTCCTGCTCAGGCTTAAGCTggctgagggtggtgggttagGTGCCCGGGGAGGAAATGTACTTCAATGTGTATGATTTAT
Proteins encoded in this window:
- a CDS encoding hypothetical protein (EggNog:ENOG503P0XZ; COG:G) is translated as MLVYCTPSIKIEVTRSMMGQTSPDTIPLPMAQGNSEVDEKALRAHPISGSALVESQQFGKSLWEKTGKLTVKLPDATLKDYFLKCVTWVCPKTICLGKIANKEGSYFLLVEFRHIARQPAEPTKLASHLADMHLRCVSPTGKFGFHIATCHTKIIQVIDVWDDSWCVVFRRHLGHITSLASPVFQWPEFDIVSRVVLGKVVPRLLLPLQSDGRVQKPSLVHGDCWDGNTAVDRKSGEAFIFDACSFHRHNEHYTGNWRAPRHNLSGKAHIENYELHFPVSEPVEDWDARNQLYSLPYNLGNVIYVPESSQRQVYENSLYSNLS
- a CDS encoding hypothetical protein (EggNog:ENOG503PEWV; COG:S) encodes the protein MASASVFSSGQTSWLEFPVEPSQEHQFSKQETSTRVRLECYTRTSDGEEPGTKVISSIQLRRWLPEILAQLGGMLCLIAIFVLLWRADNRPSEEMYLGVTLNTILAFLTSLAKVAFLVPIAEGLAQLKWIWFLSPVGRPAKHRPLLDFQVFDDAMRGGIGGVRLLVGFKGILASFGALIMLSGLFTSTLTQQAITYDVRKALSLQANDTAAVDRATTFSTYDGNMLALTPYDTLREQRAIFEGFFTPSTERVTELRANCSSGDCIWPAYGSLAVCGGVANLSTVNNPALHDRLRKTTEKRLQLLLQTSNITAGSAGYGNFYTAIDKVFPVIIGLLDEPTRAFNQSVTDLIVSDSFIAYTEEMVSTSSDADALTEMMSKVKYLELAFWWCTKTYETEVTQGQSVTREVSTLSQVTSELNNTLNVAWDPKFYPCYSTGQCNDTYGGAEFTLERPPNAEDSVDFTINVWTSLTASMLLASTMLDSLLMDRTRGVVASNGGGSAKAFAFSLLGDFLTTELPPPEKRLADIQTVMTNAARSMTNLVRAGTTRLSRPESVVQGSVYAPQAFVRIRWEWMGMLTTQLVLTTLFLILTVAATYMSRVQVIKSSSLATLCALDDETRQDIGGIGDGVDKLEQKAKKVSVRLERSRHGDIEDSAGRPGLWLGTPKQERFESRT
- a CDS encoding hypothetical protein (EggNog:ENOG503P3QQ; COG:S); translation: MKAFTLLALAGSALALPASTGVLEQRQSAVQVTDELMYGISLPAFTARRNARNPPTLDWTSDGCTSSPDNPLNFPFVPACHRHDFGYHNYRAQNRFTESGKLRIDNNFKTDLYYQCSTVSLSGVCRSLADVYYAAVRAFGGGDATPGKRETHDELVKEYEEKLAIYNALVAQAEADGLIPAQA